The following are encoded in a window of Hippoglossus stenolepis isolate QCI-W04-F060 chromosome 10, HSTE1.2, whole genome shotgun sequence genomic DNA:
- the ppm1aa gene encoding protein phosphatase 1A isoform X3 encodes MGAFLDKPKMEKYNSHGEGNHLRYGLSSMQGWRVEMEDAHTSVIGLPHGLDLWSFFAVYDGHAGSQVAKYCCEHLLEHITSNPDFQSALQEDPSVDSVKTGIRTGFLQIDEHMRTISEKKHGVDRSGSTAVGVMISPSQTYFINCGDSRGILSRGGAVHFFTQDHKPSNPLEKERIQNAGGSVMIQRVNGSLAVSRALGDFDYKCVHGKGPTEQLVSPEPEVYAIERCEGEDEFIILACDGIWDVMANEELCDFVRSRLEVTDDLERVSNEIVDTCLYKGSRDNMSVVLICFPGAPKVSPEAVKREAELDKYLEARVEEILKKHGDEGVPDLVHVMRTLASESIPNLPPGGELASKRSVIEAVYNKLNPYRSDDTPVLHINPR; translated from the exons ATGGGTGCATTTCTGGACAAACCAAAGATGGAAAAGTACAATTCCCATGGTGAGGGTAACCACCTGAGGTATGGGCTGAGCAGCATGCAGGGTTGGCGGGTAGAGATGGAGGATGCACACACATCAGTAATTGGTCTGCCCCATGGTCTCGACCTCTGGTCATTCTTTGCCGTTTACGATGGGCATGCCGGCTCTCAAGTGGCCAAGTACTGCTGTGAGCACCTGTTGGAGCACATCACCAGCAACCCAGACTTCCAGAGTGCTCTGCAGGAGGACCCCTCTGTAGATAGCGTGAAGACCGGGATCCGCACAGGATTCCTGCAGATTGACGAACACATGCGAACCATCTCTGAGAAGAAGCACGGCGTGGACCGCAGTGGCTCCACCGCTGTGGGAGTGATGATTTCTCCAAGCCAAACCTACTTTATCAACTGTGGCGACTCACGGGGGATCCTCAGCCGGGGTGGAGCTGTGCACTTCTTTACACAAGATCACAAACCCAGCAACCCTCTGGAGAAGGAAAGGATCCAGAACGCCGGTGGCTCAGTCATGATCCAGCGAGTTAATGGGTCCTTAGCAGTCTCTCGGGCTCTGGGAGACTTCGACTACAAGTGTGTGCATGGAAAAGGCCCGACAGAGCAGCTTGTTTCTCCTGAGCCTGAAGTTTATGCAATAGAAAGATGTGAAGGGGAAGATGAATTCATTATACTCGCTTGTGATGGCATCTGGGATGTCATGGCCAATGAGGAACTCTGTGACTTTGTCAGGTCAAGGCTAGAGGTTACAGATGATCTTGAAAGAGTCAGCAATGAAATTGTTGACACCTGCTTGTATAAG GGAAGCCGGGACAATATGAGTGTTGTGTTAATCTGCTTTCCCGGAGCCCCAAAGGTATCTCCAGAAGCAGTGAAACGAGAGGCTGAGCTGGATAAATACCTGGAAGCCAGAGTAGAAG AGATCCTTAAGAAGCATGGGGATGAAGGTGTCCCGGATTTGGTCCATGTTATGCGAACGTTAGCGTCTGAGAGCATCCCGAACCTCCCACCTGGAGGAGAGCTGGCAAGCAA ACGAAGTGTTATTGAAGCGGTGTACAACAAGCTCAACCCCTACCGAAGTGATGACACA CCGGTGCTCCATATCAACCCAAGATAG
- the ppm1aa gene encoding protein phosphatase 1A isoform X2 produces the protein MGAFLDKPKMEKYNSHGEGNHLRYGLSSMQGWRVEMEDAHTSVIGLPHGLDLWSFFAVYDGHAGSQVAKYCCEHLLEHITSNPDFQSALQEDPSVDSVKTGIRTGFLQIDEHMRTISEKKHGVDRSGSTAVGVMISPSQTYFINCGDSRGILSRGGAVHFFTQDHKPSNPLEKERIQNAGGSVMIQRVNGSLAVSRALGDFDYKCVHGKGPTEQLVSPEPEVYAIERCEGEDEFIILACDGIWDVMANEELCDFVRSRLEVTDDLERVSNEIVDTCLYKGSRDNMSVVLICFPGAPKVSPEAVKREAELDKYLEARVEEILKKHGDEGVPDLVHVMRTLASESIPNLPPGGELASKRSVIEAVYNKLNPYRSDDTDSASTDDMW, from the exons ATGGGTGCATTTCTGGACAAACCAAAGATGGAAAAGTACAATTCCCATGGTGAGGGTAACCACCTGAGGTATGGGCTGAGCAGCATGCAGGGTTGGCGGGTAGAGATGGAGGATGCACACACATCAGTAATTGGTCTGCCCCATGGTCTCGACCTCTGGTCATTCTTTGCCGTTTACGATGGGCATGCCGGCTCTCAAGTGGCCAAGTACTGCTGTGAGCACCTGTTGGAGCACATCACCAGCAACCCAGACTTCCAGAGTGCTCTGCAGGAGGACCCCTCTGTAGATAGCGTGAAGACCGGGATCCGCACAGGATTCCTGCAGATTGACGAACACATGCGAACCATCTCTGAGAAGAAGCACGGCGTGGACCGCAGTGGCTCCACCGCTGTGGGAGTGATGATTTCTCCAAGCCAAACCTACTTTATCAACTGTGGCGACTCACGGGGGATCCTCAGCCGGGGTGGAGCTGTGCACTTCTTTACACAAGATCACAAACCCAGCAACCCTCTGGAGAAGGAAAGGATCCAGAACGCCGGTGGCTCAGTCATGATCCAGCGAGTTAATGGGTCCTTAGCAGTCTCTCGGGCTCTGGGAGACTTCGACTACAAGTGTGTGCATGGAAAAGGCCCGACAGAGCAGCTTGTTTCTCCTGAGCCTGAAGTTTATGCAATAGAAAGATGTGAAGGGGAAGATGAATTCATTATACTCGCTTGTGATGGCATCTGGGATGTCATGGCCAATGAGGAACTCTGTGACTTTGTCAGGTCAAGGCTAGAGGTTACAGATGATCTTGAAAGAGTCAGCAATGAAATTGTTGACACCTGCTTGTATAAG GGAAGCCGGGACAATATGAGTGTTGTGTTAATCTGCTTTCCCGGAGCCCCAAAGGTATCTCCAGAAGCAGTGAAACGAGAGGCTGAGCTGGATAAATACCTGGAAGCCAGAGTAGAAG AGATCCTTAAGAAGCATGGGGATGAAGGTGTCCCGGATTTGGTCCATGTTATGCGAACGTTAGCGTCTGAGAGCATCCCGAACCTCCCACCTGGAGGAGAGCTGGCAAGCAA ACGAAGTGTTATTGAAGCGGTGTACAACAAGCTCAACCCCTACCGAAGTGATGACACA GACTCTGCGTCCACAGACGACATGTGGTAA
- the ppm1aa gene encoding protein phosphatase 1A isoform X1 has protein sequence MGAFLDKPKMEKYNSHGEGNHLRYGLSSMQGWRVEMEDAHTSVIGLPHGLDLWSFFAVYDGHAGSQVAKYCCEHLLEHITSNPDFQSALQEDPSVDSVKTGIRTGFLQIDEHMRTISEKKHGVDRSGSTAVGVMISPSQTYFINCGDSRGILSRGGAVHFFTQDHKPSNPLEKERIQNAGGSVMIQRVNGSLAVSRALGDFDYKCVHGKGPTEQLVSPEPEVYAIERCEGEDEFIILACDGIWDVMANEELCDFVRSRLEVTDDLERVSNEIVDTCLYKGSRDNMSVVLICFPGAPKVSPEAVKREAELDKYLEARVEEILKKHGDEGVPDLVHVMRTLASESIPNLPPGGELASKRSVIEAVYNKLNPYRSDDTDPDILFFRGFS, from the exons ATGGGTGCATTTCTGGACAAACCAAAGATGGAAAAGTACAATTCCCATGGTGAGGGTAACCACCTGAGGTATGGGCTGAGCAGCATGCAGGGTTGGCGGGTAGAGATGGAGGATGCACACACATCAGTAATTGGTCTGCCCCATGGTCTCGACCTCTGGTCATTCTTTGCCGTTTACGATGGGCATGCCGGCTCTCAAGTGGCCAAGTACTGCTGTGAGCACCTGTTGGAGCACATCACCAGCAACCCAGACTTCCAGAGTGCTCTGCAGGAGGACCCCTCTGTAGATAGCGTGAAGACCGGGATCCGCACAGGATTCCTGCAGATTGACGAACACATGCGAACCATCTCTGAGAAGAAGCACGGCGTGGACCGCAGTGGCTCCACCGCTGTGGGAGTGATGATTTCTCCAAGCCAAACCTACTTTATCAACTGTGGCGACTCACGGGGGATCCTCAGCCGGGGTGGAGCTGTGCACTTCTTTACACAAGATCACAAACCCAGCAACCCTCTGGAGAAGGAAAGGATCCAGAACGCCGGTGGCTCAGTCATGATCCAGCGAGTTAATGGGTCCTTAGCAGTCTCTCGGGCTCTGGGAGACTTCGACTACAAGTGTGTGCATGGAAAAGGCCCGACAGAGCAGCTTGTTTCTCCTGAGCCTGAAGTTTATGCAATAGAAAGATGTGAAGGGGAAGATGAATTCATTATACTCGCTTGTGATGGCATCTGGGATGTCATGGCCAATGAGGAACTCTGTGACTTTGTCAGGTCAAGGCTAGAGGTTACAGATGATCTTGAAAGAGTCAGCAATGAAATTGTTGACACCTGCTTGTATAAG GGAAGCCGGGACAATATGAGTGTTGTGTTAATCTGCTTTCCCGGAGCCCCAAAGGTATCTCCAGAAGCAGTGAAACGAGAGGCTGAGCTGGATAAATACCTGGAAGCCAGAGTAGAAG AGATCCTTAAGAAGCATGGGGATGAAGGTGTCCCGGATTTGGTCCATGTTATGCGAACGTTAGCGTCTGAGAGCATCCCGAACCTCCCACCTGGAGGAGAGCTGGCAAGCAA ACGAAGTGTTATTGAAGCGGTGTACAACAAGCTCAACCCCTACCGAAGTGATGACACA
- the dhrs7 gene encoding dehydrogenase/reductase SDR family member 7, translated as MYCCLVSALCSALCGFVALFLLIHLLAFVFGDADFTLLWASVTGNSPETKLKGLVVWITGASSGIGEELAQQLAKCGSRLILSARREDELNRVKRCCLDNSSLQDEDILVLPLDLLERTSHEEKAKAAIQHFGHIDILINNGGRSQRSLCIDTSLDVYQVLMELNFLGTVSITKQVLPEMTRRGTGSIVTVSSLAGLAGVPLSTGYCASKHALQGFFNSLRTELSDYPNILISSVCPGPVQSQIVQNAFTEELNKPLATAGKQEHKMPTSRCVHLMLVGIANGVKEMWIAQQPFLLFYYVWQYAPTLAWFITDVLGRKRVQNFKAGVDADSGYFGKPKRS; from the exons ATGTACTGCTGCCTGGTATCCGCACTGTGTTCCGCACTGTGTGGGTTCGTAGCCCTGTTTCTACTCATCCACCTGTTGGCTTTTGTTTTCGGGGATGCAGACTTCACGCTGCTGTGGGCCAGTGTGACAGGGAACAGTCCTG AGACCAAGTTGAAAGGCCTGGTGGTGTGGATCACTGGAGCTTCCAGTGGTATTGGAGAGGAGCTGGCCCAGCAGCTGGCAAAGTGTGGATCACGACTCATCCTGTCTGCACGACGTGAGGATGAGCTGAACAGGGTCAAACGTTGCTGTTTAG ACAACTCCAGCCTCCAGGATGAAGATATTCTCGTTCTTCCACTTGATTTGTTGGAGAGGACATCGCATGAGGAAAAAGCAAAAGCCGCAATTCAACACTTTGGACAC aTTGACATCCTAATCAACAATGGCGGCCGAAGCCAGCGCTCCCTGTGCATAGACACCAGTCTTGACGTGTACCAGGTCTTGATGGAGCTCAACTTCCTGGGCACGGTCTCCATCACCAAGCAGGTGCTGCCTGAGATGACACGGCGAGGAACTGGGAGCATTGTGACCGTCAGCAGTTTGGCTGGCCTCGCTGGGGTGCCCCTGTCAACTGGATACTGTGCCAGCAAACATGCTCTTCAG GGTTTTTTTAATTCCCTTCGAACTGAACTGTCTGACTATCCAAACATACTCATCAGCTCAGTGTGTCCAGGGCCTGTGCAGTCACAGATTGTCCAAAATGCcttcacagaggagctgaacaAG CCTCTGGCCACAGCTGGTAAGCAGGAACACAAGATGCCGACAAGTCGCTGTGTGCATTTAATGCTGGTGGGAATTGCCAACGGGGTCAAGGAAATGTGGATCGCACAGCAGCCCTTCCTCCTGTTTTACTACGTCTGGCAGTACGCTCCCACATTGGCGTGGTTCATAACTGACGTGCTGGGCAGGAAAAGGGTGCAGAATTTCAAAGCTGGTGTG GATGCAGACTCTGGATACTTTGGTAAACCCAAGAGGTCCTGA
- the pcnx4 gene encoding pecanex-like protein 4 gives MVRMGPDVPLLNEYKQEFFWKRFPQTLLGGPRFKLGYCAPPYVYVNQAVLFLTPWLFGGVGTLLCQLQLLQELHAAVLSGMLMFGAAAGVQALALYAAHRSGTVERLGAPNILVDEEEVEFTHCVSPETVRFIAPGKRFGLNVVLHSVLAGLLCGFGTWYVFLGRLSALYSSIGVSLVVFVLSWVTLCIAEYSLIVNTATETATFHAQDTYEVTPLTRPLYIFIFIAVDLADRFSGSAPELHLASQVLHVLFLFLPLLWALGILPPLDALLLWGMEQALVLGFGGSPMSSNLRLLLMFGVSASVAVCNYFIPSTLGVVLFSISAGFLLSLDLSQVGTLCRGPRAAFGDRGFRRGGSPPPPPSSFGWNLGCRELLLYLSLLLVAMAEAGLLHHFLGSAQSQSLVTGPQALVSYLLLILFCLCWALREIQGAYVFGGVFLNPLYPKGMSSVQTFKQRNRGLYIAAAIRRVLLYLVSPFAMVAFLSMDKSLQLLHRASLSVGFARAFRVLWQSSEDALLQMVVVVLVRLAAGNKVLPGWDNLGTGVQLLLVGLVIDRLTQFLAKLKFTLTVLVTSWTEKKQRRQSAGTLLALNASLCPLLLAVVALSALLSAPLLPLFTLPIFLVGFPRPQRSWPGPVGTACPCTDSIFYQQMSGSLASALRTAFARGSLGSLAPGSHFLGRFQDRMVWIMILERGYGYCTVNIKGLELQETSCHTVEARRVDEVFEAAFERPERLGFTQGFNLHWGNALTPCAALAVRVYSDARNVLSGIIDSHDNLRKLQDDFLKVLVWLLLRYCVQKHKGFLWSSDDGPGVGGRKSQSSQLAHTTCNQPPEAVVVESNVSSLRFRQDSSSLTSLGDWSDEDDLFGPQQARRTVALVTAEAQPGLTALQTGASLPGSVEMGSLFENMALSALQPLQPLGLGIGMPAVDRGRNTEVFRESPNSVPHLNFSCPQSEVFNLPTGWRTAPLLPSRLLQLRPLFPEDWFRFTLGRFGPAVQGESSEDMTKALKEDEALKELHAQVALSCLISLGAESAFTSPSYVYRLYCGDVPWTEGLEWLSSSKELYQLSLQAFRFSFKLLFDQASLGPMESLDELFSTLEEYERDWYIGLVTEKGWHDSVLQEKPFLFSLGHDLAMGTYTGRVLSLQEQLVQVGRLNGEGVRGQWANLSWELLYATNDDEERYSIQAHPFMLRNLTVQAADPPLGYPIYSSAPLHFPCL, from the exons ATGGTCAGAATGGGGCCAGATGTGCCCCTTCTTAATGAGTACAAGCAAGAGTTCTTCTGGAAGCGCTTCCCCCAGACATTGTTGGGGGGTCCACGCTTCAAGTTGGGTTACTGCGCCCCGCCATATGTCTATGTCAACCAGGCAGTCTTGTTCTTGACGCCATGGCTCTTTGGAGGTGTTGGCACTCTGCTCtgccagctgcagctgcttcaggagCTCCATGCCGCCGTGCTCTCTGGTATGCTCATGTTCGGGGCTGCAGCGGGTGTCCAGGCCCTGGCATTGTATGCAGCTCACAGAAGCGGCACGGTGGAAAGACTCGGTGCGCCAAACATCCTGGTTGATGAAGAGGAAGTGGAATTCACCCACTGTGTCAGCCCAGAGACGGTCCGTTTCATCGCTCCTGGGAAGAGGTTTGGGCTGAATGTAGTGTTGCATTCAGTCCTAGCTGGGTTGCTCTGTGGCTTTGGAACATGGTACGTGTTCCTTGGCAGACTGAGTGCTCTCTACAGCAGCATTGGTGTGTCCCTGGTAGTCTTTGTACTGAGTTGGGTGACATTGTGTATAGCTGAGTATTCCCTCATTGTAAATACGGCCACAGAGACGGCCACTTTCCACGCACAGGACACTTATGAAGTTACCCCGCTCACCCGGCCcctgtacatttttattttcatcgcTGTGGACCTTGCTGACAG ATTCTCAGGCTCTGCACCTGAGCTCCATCTCGCCAGTCAGGTTCTCCATGTGCTGTTCCTCTTCCTACCTCTGCTGTGGGCTCTGGGTATACTGCCTCCCCTGGATGCCCTGCTCCTCTGGGGCATGGAGCAGGCGCTTGTGCTTGGCTTTGGAGGCTCCCCCATGTCTAGCAACCTCAG gctgctgctgatgtttggTGTATCCGCCAGCGTAGCTGTGTGTAATTACTTCATCCCATCAACACTGGGTGTGGttctcttctccatctctgcgGGATTTTTGCTGAGCTTGGACCTCAGCCAGGTCGGCACCCTCTGCCGGGGGCCCCGGGCAGCCTTCGGCGACCGTGGATTTCGCAGAGGGGGgtcgccacctcctcctcccagttCTTTTGGCTGGAATCTGGGCTGCAGGGAGCTGCTGCTATATTTGAGCCTACTACTGGTGGCAATGGCAGAGGCCGGGCTGTTACATCACTTCCTCGGTTCAGCTCAGTCCCAGAGCTTGGTCACAGGACCCCAGGCTCTTGTCAGCTACCTACTCCTCATACTCTTCTGCCTCTGCTGGGCTCTCAGAGAGATCCAGGGGGCCTATGTATTTGGAGGAGTGTTCCTCAATCCCCTGTACCCAAAGGGGATGTCCAGTGTACAGACTTTTaagcagaggaacagaggaTTATACATCGCTGCAGCAATCAGAAGAGTCCTTCTTTATCTTG TGTCTCCGTTTGCCATGGTTGCTTTCTTGTCTATGGACaaatctctgcagctgctccacaggGCGTCCCTCAGTGTGGGATTCGCACGAGCCTTCAGAGTG TTGTGGCAGAGCTCAGAAGACGCTCTGCTCCaaatggtggtggtggtcctGGTGCGGCTTGCAGCTGGAAACAAAGTGCTGCCGGGGTGGGACAACCTGGGAACCGGAGTTCAGCTTCTTCTG GTGGGCCTTGTGATTGACAGACTGACCCAGTTCCTGGCCAAGCTTAAGTTCACCCTGACTGTGTTGGTGACGTCTTGGACAGAGAAGAAGCAGCGCCGTCAGTCGGCTGGAACTCTCTTGGCTCTGAACGCCTCTCTGTGCCCGCTGCTGCTGGCAGTGGTGGCGCTCTCTGCCCTGCTCTCTGCCCCTCTGCTGCCCCTCTTCACCCTGCCCATCTTCCTGGTGGGCTTCCCAAGGCCTCAGCGCAGTTGGCCAGGGCCTGTGGGTACGGCTTGTCCCTGCACGGACTCTATCTTCTACCAGCAGATGAGCGGTAGTCTGGCCTCAGCTCTGAGGACAGCCTTTGCGAGAGGGTCACTGG GTTCTTTAGCCCCAGGCTCTCATTTCCTCGGCCGCTTTCAGGACCGTATGGTTTGGATAATGATCCTGGAGAGAGGATACGGCTACTGTACAGTCAACATTAAG GGTCTGGAGTTGCAGGAGACATCTTGTCACACAGTGGAGGCACGGAGGGTGGATGAGGTGTTCGAGGCGGCTTTTGAGCGGCCCGAGAGGCTCGGCTTCACTCAGGGATTTAACCTGCACTGGGGGAACGCCCTCACCCCTTGTGCCGCCCTCGCAGTTCGAGTCTACTCCGATGCCCGGAATGTGCTCTCCGGCATCATTGATTCTCATGACAACTTGAGGAAACTTCAAGATGACTTTCTCAAAGTGTTGGTCTGGTTGCTCCTTCGATACTGTGTTCAGAAGCACAAAGGGTTCCTGTGGAGCAGCGACGACGGGCCAGGGGTTGGAGGCAGGAAGTCCCAGTCTTCTCAGCTGGCCCACACTACCTGCAACCAACCACCTGAGGCTGTCGTGGTTGAATCAAACGTGTCTTCTCTCAGGTTTAGACAAGACAGCTCCAGCTTGACCTCCCTTGGTGATTGGTCAGATGAGGATGATTTATTTGGACCTCAACAGGCCAGGCGGACGGTGGCTTTAGTGACTGCAGAAGCTCAGCCTGGACTCACGGCGCTGCAGACAGGGGCGTCTCTGCCGGGCTCTGTGGAGATGGGGAGTCTCTTTGAAAACATGGCTCTCTCTGCCTTGcagcctctgcagcctctggGACTGGGCATCGGGATGCCAGCTGTGGATAGAGGCCGGAACACAGAGGTGTTCAGAGAGAGTCCCAACTCAGTCCCTCATCTGAACTTCAGCTGCCCTCAGTCAGAGGTTTTCAACCTACCGACAGGGTGGAGGACTGCACCGCTGCTACCATCCcgcctgctgcagctcaggccTTTGTTTCCAGAGGACTGGTTTCGGTTTACCCTGGGGCGCTTCGGGCCTGCTGTGCAGGGCGAGAGCTCAGAGGACATGACCAAAGCCCTGAAGGAGGATGAAGCTTTGAAAGAACTGCACGCTCAAGTCGCACTCTCCTGTCTCATCTCACTGGGGGCAGAGTCGGCCTTCACCAGTCCCAGTTACGTCTACAGGCTCTACTGTGGAGATGTGCCATGGACAGAAGGACTGGAGTGGCTCTCTTCAAGTAAAGAGCTTTATCAGCTCTCTCTTCAGGCTTTCAG gTTCAGTTTCAAGCTGCTGTTTGATCAAGCAAGCCTGGGGCCCATGGAGTCCCTGGATGAATTGTTCAGCACCTTGGAGGAATATGAAAGGGATTGGTACATTGGCCTGGTGACAGAAAAAGGCTGGCATGACAGTGTCCTTCAGGAGAAACCCTTCCTATTCTCTCTAGGACATGACCTAGCTATG GGTACCTACACAGGACGAGTCCTGTccctgcaggagcagctggtgCAGGTGGGCCGTCTGAACGGAGAGGGGGTACGAGGCCAGTGGGCAAACCTTTCCTGGGAGCTCCTGTATGCCACCAATGACGACGAGGAACGTTACAGCATCCAGGCTCACCCCTTCATGCTCAGAAACTTAACTGTTCAGGCAGCCGATCCCCCTTTAGGGTATCCCATTTACTCCTCAGCCCCCCTCCACTTCCCCTGCCTCTGA